The DNA window GCTCCTCTCCAGGGagcctcccactccccacccccttgtgCTATAATGAGACCGGCCtcggttcctcctcctcctcctcctttaaaTGTTTCACACGTACTGAGGCAATGTACAGAAACAACAATCTGGCCAGTGTCCAGACTAGGATACTGCTGACCCGCTTTGCTGATAGGAGCGTGGAAGCCTGGCCCACTTGCAGAGCTGTACTGATGCAGGGTTTGCTCCTTAGTCAGATGCACGTCTAATTGTGAAGCAGTGGcgccgggccccccccccccccccagatagcAAAGCCCCACTGGATCAGAACCAAATGAATATTTGTTAGCTTTTTCCCTGCAAGCAGGAGTTATTTAAAACTATCCAATTTGGTGCAGATTTCACAGGGCAAACCCATAAATAGTCCTCCATTCCCTCAAAATATCACACAGTCTATTGGCCTCACTATCCTGTCCATAATCTGCATGCCTGCAGCAACCTAAAAATAAATTTCTTCCCCATTCCTATAATTGTCTCCCTACAGGAAGggtgttctggttttgttttttgcaaaaaTCTTCAAAGGGCTGCACATCCAATGAGGGGGGGATTATTTTCCTTGCTTTCCAAAGGAATGGCATGAGCCAGCAGGCGGTATTTTACTGGCATATGCTGACTGCAAGGTGGGATAGGGTCTGAGGTGCAAGGCATTGTCAAAACATCTCCTGGTGTTGATCTGAGTAAAGTGAACCAACATGGAGGTAGCAGCTGCTGTACTGCAGTCAAAGGGTGTGATGGGAGTTTTGACACGTGGGATTCTCCTgtgagggtttaaaaaaaatcgaggaaatagaacacacaagtcATGTGTGATAAGCCTGTGAGTCAAACAGAGAGACAAGCACATTTGAATTAGTTCCCTCTGGTCTCTCCTGCTGTCTGCAGATGCATAATCAGTTCTAGAGGCTGTGTCCCCTAACTGCAGTACCTAGGCAAAGCAGGGGTTGAATTAAGGACACCACTAAATTTGTTTTCTCGCTTATAATGAAGCTGATAAAAACTTGAAGGGAGGAAAGCTTAAAGTTCATTTTCTTGGTGCATTGTGTCCATATGATTCAATTCTGTGGGACTGTGTGAAGGTTAAAGGtgtcgttctctctctctcacacatacacacacatccagCCTGATTTGGGACTGCAGGACCCACTGAAAGTCACTGTAGCTTGTGTCTCTCTCACTTAACAGGTGCTTTTTAAAAGCAGCTGGATGAAGAGGTGGCTCTCTGGGATGCATTGCATACACAATTACAGAGCTGTCTGAATTATAAATCCCTAGTGCATTTTAATCAGAGGCTTTGGTAagcctctttcttttcttttttaaaatctattttaaattgATATTCTTCAAACCCAATTACAAATTACACGGCCTAGTTGACTGTGGAGGTGATGCACAAACTTTGAGAGCACCCAAAACTGCACCATATGTGTCAGTTGGAACGATTTGTAGACATTTGTTCCCTTCTTGGATCGTCGGATGAAGTTGGTTGGGGAACGAGGGGAAGCAATAAGTCAAATTACAAGTGAATATTTTATGGAGATTTGAATGCAAAAATGTGGTTGTTTTGGAGCTGTGATGTCCAGGCTTCTTGTGggtaaacagaacaggtaaacattttaaaagtgcccaagtcccattgaaaatcaatAAAATTGAGGCTCTAGAGTtacttaggtgcttctgaaaattttacctggAAACACTTTCTCATTTGTAAAGGTCTCTTATTACAACCCTGTTTCTTTTGCCCTTCTCCCCATGTAGCTGTCCCTGATTTCTCCCCTCTGTAGCTTTGGGAGGGGAGTTGAATGATTTAAGCCAAATTGTGCTGTGCCTTAGTGAGTCTGGAATATTAAATCAACCTGAAGCTGTAATTTTCACTCTAAAGTGAGAGGTGTGGCCTCAGGATTTCCAACTTTATAATCGGGATCAGAAATGTGTCTTGAGCGTTTCTAATTCATCTGATCACTCCACAGCCATCTTCCCAGCTTCTAGAGGTGAAGTTCATACTGGTCATTTTCCTTGAAACCTGCGTTGAGAGAACCATGGGGGTACAGCCTGAGCCGAATGACAATACTGTCATGAAGTCTCTTTGGAACTTCTTCTTCCCTGTGATGTCTTGTTATCTGTACAGTTTGGAGAAAGACTGTAATTATAGTTCAGAGGTGGTGGACAGCAAGGCACAAATACCAGAACAGGTGTGGTGTGAAGAAAATAAGTTAGGGTGTCTTTGTTTGTTTCAATCAAACTGGACTTGGTGTAATTCTTCTCTGATGAAAGCTTGCCGGCGAAAGCATAAGTGTTGGCCTCTGTTCCTCTTTCAGCTCCTAGCTCGGATTGAGCGCATGGAAAGGAGGATGCAGCTGGTGAAGAAGGataatgagagagagaaacacaggaTTTTTCAAGGGTATGAAACCGAAGAAAAGGCTGAATCAGAAGCATCCGAGAAACTACAGATTGAATGCCAGCAGGATCTCTTGGACatgtcccagcccctgcctccgaAACACTTCTCGTATGGAAGAAATGGGAAGGGACATAAAAGGTACAGGACCCCTTCACGACCTTATTCTTCATAAGGGCTTGCCACGCATCAGtggggcctgtgtgtgtgtatacgcaTCTGCTGTCAGTCTCGTCACGTGTATAAAAGCTCATTGTAGCTGTCAGCTTTAATGCTGTTTCTCCTACACTAACGCCTGTCAGCTTTTCATTTAACAGTTTGACTGGCAGATACCAAGAAGCCTGACAAATAAGACACTGGCCTgttgggtgaccttaggcaagtcatgtccctgctctgtgcctcagtttccccatctgtaaaatggagataatgatccCAACCTCCTTTCTAAAGTGCTGTAAGATCTACTGCAGAAAAGTGCTAAAGAAGAGCTAGGTGTTAACATACATGTTCAAATACCAAGCAGCAAGTACCGTCCATATTAGATGCAGAACAAAGAATATGCCTGGATTTCGTAAGTCAGGGGTAACTTAGGACAGCCCACTTGTGGATTTGCTCCTTTGAGTTATCTGAGTAATGTTAGCTTGAAATAAAAGGCATTTTTCCATCCCGAGGAGATGACAAGGTGTGAGTTCGCCTCCTTTACCAAGTGGGTTTGCCCATTTTTTTGTCCAAGAAGTTCGTAACTTTGCGTGGCAATGGTTTTTTTGGGTCACTCATTGCTCCCAGGTTCACATTTATGTCCCAAAAATGCCCTTCCTTTTTTTAAGAGGACACTGGCACTCTCTCTTAAACTTGCCTACTGCTAAGTAACTTTTcttgttctcccctcccccaacttgtTAACTTGGACATTTGACAGTTTAACTCTGTTCTTAATGGTCTGTTTCACTTGTCTCATGCACTAATATGAGTACATTCTAGTCTGGTATGTGTACGTTTTTAGACTGTgttcatcaccacagtatctgagcacctaaggtgaggaggggaaactgaggcacagaggtgaagtgacttgcccaaggttgcgcagcatttcagtggcagagcctggaatagaatccaggtctcccagctCCCAGTCCAGGGTCttagccactagaccacactgtctCTCATCATTCATGCACTGATCAGGGGAAGCTCACAAGCATGCTCTTCCCCAGGCCCTGTGAGAGGGTGTTTGCTATAACAGCAAAGCTGAGCCTACTGAGGGAGCAGGCAGGCGGGTGTGtatgggaagggagtggggaggaggcatTTGTTTGACGTTGCTCTCGAGGGGTCCACCCAAAAGACCCTTCTAGTTATCAAAGGAATGGGGAAATCCTGCACATTTCTTTCTaagacatactttttttttttaagggtgcTGTCTCAAAAAATAGATCAGTGACCTTCTCACCAGTTGGGAGTGTCCCTTTAACCCAGGTCTGGCAATGTGTGGGTAGCCGTCACTTTGCAGTTATCCATGTTATCCTAGTTATCCATGTCTCTGGAGTCTGGATTGCTGTATTGCAACACACTCTGTAAGGGGCTACCATTGGTGGGTTACGGCTTGCGTAGCACCAAGGTGAAAGCAGTAGCCTCGGGGAGCACAGTACACCAGTCTTCTGGAAATAAAACCCCTCAGCCCTCAGCTGCCTCTCTTACAAACTCTGCTGCCTGATCTCTGCAAAGGGACATGCGTTTAGactacaccaatgtaaatctaTGGGTCTGGAACAACTAGCACTAGCTTTATGGCACACACAGTACAAATACAGACACTGGGAAAATGAGTAGGCTGCTCTTGCGACAGGCTAGCTGAATATGCTGCTAACCTCTCTCCCTTCTTTAACAGGAAGTCGGCATTTGGAAGTGCAGAGAGGAAGACTCCAGTTAAAAAGCTGGTGGCTGAATTTTCAAAAGTCAAGAGTAAAACTCTGAAACACTCTCCAGTGAAAGAGGAGCCAAGTAGCTCTTTATCCGAAACTGTTTGCAAACGTGAACTGAGGAGTCAAGAGACTCCAGAAAAAGCCAGATCGCTAGTGGACACTCCCTTAAAACCATCCACCCCATTGAAAAGTCCCAGTGCCCACCCCAGGGATAAAAGTTTCCCCAGCGAGACGGAAGATCTGCCGTACCTTTCAACCACCGAAATGTACTTGTGTCGTTGGCATCAACCTCCCCCGTCACCGTTGCCGTTACGAGAGCCCTCGCCAAAGAAGGAGGAGACTGTAGCAAGTAAGCGATAACGAACTTGCTCGTAGCTGCGTAGTGGTCGGTCTGACCCACGTGCTTGCCAGCTGAAGTGTTGCCCTCCTACCGAACAGATGCTCGGCAAACGTGAAAATAGGTGGAATTGCCAGAAGGCCGTGCTCTGTCATTCCCCGATTGCTGGAGGTGCTGGCTAGTCACAAACTAGCAGCTGTGGAAGGAGAGCTAAGGTCCCAGTTGGGTTCTGTGAGCCCGAGAGTGGCTCTGTCTGTTTTGCATAGTGTGTATGTGATCCGGTGAAGGCAAAGTGCATCTCGGGATGTAGATTGTCCCTGGTTttgttttcacttaaaaaaagCCAAACACTCTTCAGCTCTGAGACCTCGAATGTGACAGTTGTGCAAAGGGCCCTTCGCTCTGGCCTTGTCCACGCTGGGATTTCTCCCTGAAAAGCTCCCCCCGTTACTGCCCCGTGTTCAGCTCCCGCAGGAAAGCTGGTGAGCACCAGGCACTGATAGCTGCTGGCATCTTAATCGCCATGTTTTCTAGGCCTTCTCTGAGCAGCGCTGACCAGTGCAATGGCAACAGAAGCCAGCAGCTGGAAGAGCCCTGTCTACGCTAGGGCTCACGGCAGGATGTTTGTAGGAGGAATGGCTAGTGCAAGCCACGCCTCTGACTGCAAGGTGAACTcccttcttccttgccctcccgaGCACGCACCAGGCTGTGCTGGCACAGGCGACACATCATGATGGCTGGGCAGGCAGAAGGAATCTCTTGGTGACCCACACGATCCCTGGTACAGAAACCAGTTGGGGGTGTCAAAGTGAACTCCCTTGGGCCCCCTGCTCGCTGCTCCCCCTTCCTTTAGTTTCCAGCCATCTTCCGCAGCTGCACAGAAGTGTTCTGTCTGCTGCGCAGCAAAGTGAACTAAGATCCCAGCCTGCTTTGCTCTTGGCAGGCAATGTACATCCAGCTCTCCCCAGAGCCGTTGTCTAGAgggggtctgggggcaggggggtcggTGTGTGGACAGGCAATGCTTGTGAGCAGGCAGCTGCTCTTGCCCcatgacttggggggaggggtgttttctAATGTATTTTCCCTTGACTctgccaccccccaactcctctcTGCCTTCCCATCACTTCAGAATTCAAATCCTTCCTCAGTAACGTCTCCGGAACCTGTCTCTTGCCTGGTGGAGGGTAAGGTGGCCTGTGGCCAGACCAGACGTTCCCACAAGCTGGATTAGCGAGCTAATCGAAGTCTAGTCTACTGTTGGCTTTGGCAGTAGCTGCTGGTCAAGTGTGCCAAACTTGTGTGGCATCTCCCCTCTCTGTCCTGAAACAAGAAATAACCAGACACCCGCTAGTGGGAAGTGACCTTGAGGCTCTGATTTCAGTGCACGAGTTGACCATCCATGCTTTGCACtcgccctgtgctgaggcaggccTGGGGGCTGACGTGCACTGACCTACAAAGCAGAGCTGATTTGAACAAGGCCAGTTCATGGGGCTGCCTTTTAAGCCTCTTTGTTTACATGGCAACGTCCATGCCCGTTTCTGGGAAATTGGGAAGCAGCTTGCTGTTCGTCGCTGAGGAATTGTCTCTTGGTtgtgctgtggtggtggtggtgaatttCACAGAATTCTGCCACTTGTGGAAATCAGGACAACGGACCAGT is part of the Mauremys reevesii isolate NIE-2019 linkage group 27, ASM1616193v1, whole genome shotgun sequence genome and encodes:
- the MSL1 gene encoding male-specific lethal 1 homolog isoform X3, producing the protein MAKRGMATKGLICLWDCEKGKRAVPSSQLLEVKFILVIFLETCVERTMGVQPEPNDNTVMKSLWNFFFPVMSCYLYSLEKDCNYSSEVVDSKAQIPEQLLARIERMERRMQLVKKDNEREKHRIFQGYETEEKAESEASEKLQIECQQDLLDMSQPLPPKHFSYGRNGKGHKRKSAFGSAERKTPVKKLVAEFSKVKSKTLKHSPVKEEPSSSLSETVCKRELRSQETPEKARSLVDTPLKPSTPLKSPSAHPRDKSFPSETEDLPYLSTTEMYLCRWHQPPPSPLPLREPSPKKEETVAIPSWRDHAVEPLRDSNPSDLLENLDDSVFAKRHAKLELDEKRRKRWDIQRIREQRILQRLQLRMYKKKGIQESEPEVTSFFPEPDDVESLLITPYLPVVAFGRPLPKLTPQNFELPWLDERSRCRLEMQKKQTPHRTCRK
- the MSL1 gene encoding male-specific lethal 1 homolog isoform X4 gives rise to the protein MAKRGMATKGLICLWDCEKGKRAVLLARIERMERRMQLVKKDNEREKHRIFQGYETEEKAESEASEKLQIECQQDLLDMSQPLPPKHFSYGRNGKGHKRKSAFGSAERKTPVKKLVAEFSKVKSKTLKHSPVKEEPSSSLSETVCKRELRSQETPEKARSLVDTPLKPSTPLKSPSAHPRDKSFPSETEDLPYLSTTEMYLCRWHQPPPSPLPLREPSPKKEETVAIPSWRDHAVEPLRDSNPSDLLENLDDSVFAKRHAKLELDEKRRKRWDIQRIREQRILQRLQLRMYKKKGIQESEPEVTSFFPEPDDVESLLITPYLPVVAFGRPLPKLTPQNFELPWLDERSRCRLEMQKKQTPHRTCRK